The following are from one region of the Hemitrygon akajei chromosome 31, sHemAka1.3, whole genome shotgun sequence genome:
- the cfap119 gene encoding cilia- and flagella-associated protein 119 isoform X2 — translation MDVIEQAANMEELKLALSQLLCEPLQTCDPRGSILLDLYAYALQFSRTHSFSKEQTSAFFSILRRLHRAATGTPLGNVNECCQYFKELLLCHAVRRPPFSIDLFNAEQVKLITEYVIDTYFRHFKLYKYVFTPQIRMDLSFTYLGMPDTPPAAEEEEPVLEEQRVEEEKEREELEVHAKEEDPQATGIRGDDLREYVEAQIAERVSELRVSLEGQLKASERQLGSQLSALERPGFRQKASRGKR, via the exons AGCCCTGTCTCAGCTGCTGTGTGAACCCCTGCAGACCTGCGATCCCCGGGGTTCCATTCTGCTCGACCTGTACGCCTACGCTCTGCAGTTCAGCCGGACCCACAGCTTCAGCAAGGAACAGACTTCGGCCTTCTTCTCCATTCTCCGCAGGCTGCACAGGGCTGCTACAG GAACTCCTCTGGGGAACGTGAACGAGTGCTGCCAGTACTTCAAAGAGCTGCTCCTCTGCCACGCTGTGCGG CGACCTCCGTTCAGCATTGATCTATTCAACGCCGAGCAGGTGAAGCTTATCACAGAGTACGTCATTGACACCTACTTCAGACACTTCAAACTCTACAAGTACGTCTTCACCCCTCAG ATTCGGATGGACCTCAGCTTTACATACTTGGGAATGCCCGACACACCTCCAG CTGCTGAAGAGGAGGAACCGGTGCTGGAGGAGCAGCgggtggaggaggagaaggagcgGGAGGAGCTGGAAGTTCATGCCAAAGAGGAAGACCCACAGG CAACTGGGATCCGCGGAGACGACCTGCGGGAGTACGTTGAGGCGCAAATAGCAGAGCGAGTGTCCGAGCTGAGGGTCTCGCTGGAGGGACAGCTGAAGGCGAGCGAGCGGCAGCTTGGCTCACAACTCTCAGCCTTGGAGAGGCCGGGCTTCAGGCAGAAAGCCTCCCGGGGCAAGAGGTAG
- the LOC140719039 gene encoding LOW QUALITY PROTEIN: phosphorylase b kinase gamma catalytic chain, liver/testis isoform-like (The sequence of the model RefSeq protein was modified relative to this genomic sequence to represent the inferred CDS: deleted 1 base in 1 codon): MIEWQSRLDEDLLPLHPNQIGLVTNQEDTAGIPGSNTHCPCQTKETRICGPTVCTVFPTVNGRGAGLYSLPLGPSPIPKRPKVTPVGSLCLSFLAAGGTHRSAEDLETPPSPTAPAMTRNFSQELLTASGGFHKKYKTKEVIGRGVTSVVQCCIHQATGKEYAVKVIELAADSLTAAQLSEVRQSTLNEVQILQMVSGHRSIITLIDFFSSATVAFLVFDLMKEGELFDYLTKKVALKERETRVIMQELFQAVEYLHSRNVVHRDIKAENILLDEGFHIRLSDFGFSCFLQPGQRLTELCGTPSYLAPEMLKCSMDETHPGYGMEVDMWACGVLMFTIVSGSPPFWHRKQLTMMRNIMEGRYQMNSSEWQDRSHAIKDLTVRMLTVDPSLRITAEQALSHPFFYSYKLDERPFASLQKFRAVVWVIVLCARLWESQRQRRPELQKELVQDAYQVRVCHRLIDGCAFGLYGHWVKRGLAQNRATLFQHTPRALAEEVHLSHDSSLQWPQDH, encoded by the exons atgattgaatggcaaagcagactcgatgaggaccttctccctctccaccccaatcAGATAGGACTGGTGACGAACCAGGAGGATACAGCAGGCATCCCAGGCTCCAATACCCACTGCCCATGTCAAACCAAGGAGACCAGGATCTGTGGACCAACAGTGTGCACTGTCTTTCCTACGGTGAATGGGAGGGGGGCAGGGTTATATTCTCTGCCCCTGGGACCCAGTCCCATTCCTAAGAGACCCAAAGTCACACCAGTTGGCTCACTGTGTCTGAGCTTCCTCGCCGCAGGAGGTACACACAGATCAGCAGAGGACCTGG agaCTCCTCCGTCACCGACCGCACCAGCCATGACTCGGAACTTCAGTCAGGAGCTGTTGACCGCCTCGGGGGGATTTCACAAGAAGTACAAAACCAAGGAGGTGATTGGAAG AGGAGTGACTAGCGTGGTGCAGTGCTGCATTCACCAGGCGACGGGCAAGGAGTACGCGGTGAAGGTGATCGAGCTGGCTGCCGACAGCCTGACTGCCGCTCAACTCTCCGAGGTTCGCCAGTCCACCCTGAACGAGGTCCAGATCCTGCAAATGGTGTCGGGCCACCGGAGCATCA TCACACTCATCGACTTCTTCAGCTCAGCCACCGTCGCCTTCCTGGTGTTCGACCT GATGAAGGAAGGGGAGCTGTTTGACTACCTCACCAAGAAAGTTGCTCTAAAGGAGAGGGAGACCAG GGTGATAATGCAGGAGCTGTTCCAGGCGGTGGAGTACCTGCACAGCCGAAACGTGGTTCACCGTGACATTAAGGCAGAAAACATCCTGCTGGATGAGGGGTTTCATATCAGACTCTCTGACTTTGGATTCTCCTGCTTCCTGCAACCCGGCCAGCGACtgacag AGCTCTGTGGGACCCCGAGCTACTTGGCACCAGAGATGCTGAAATGTTCCATGGATGAAACACATCCAGGGTACGGCATGGAGGTTGACAT GTGGGCGTGTGGGGTCCTGATGTTCACCATCGTCTCCGGCTCCCCCCCCTTCTGGCACCGGAAACAGCTCACCATGATGCGCAACATAATGGAGGGCCGG TACCAGATGAACTCCAGCGAGTGGCAAGACCGGTCCCATGCCATCAAGGATCTG ACCGTCCGAATGTTGACAGTGGATCCCAGCCTGCGGATCACAGCAGAACAAGCCCTATCCCATCCCTTCTTCTACAGCTACAAACTAGACGAGCGGCCTTTCGCCTCCCTGCAAAAGTTCCGG GCGGTGGTGTGGGTGATCGTGCTCTGTGCCCGGCTGTGGGAGAGCCAGCGACAACGCAGGCCTGAGCTCCAGAAGGAGCTGGTACAGGACGCCTACCAGGTGAGAGTGTGCCACCGCCTCATCGACGGCTGCGCCTTCGGCCTCTATGGTCACTGGGTGAAGCGAGGCCTGGCTCAGAACCGGGCTACTCTCTTCCAGCACACACCCCGCGCCCTGGCTGAGGAGGTTCACCTCAGTCACGACTCCTCCCTGCAGTGGCCCCAGG atcaCTGA